In Ostrea edulis chromosome 6, xbOstEdul1.1, whole genome shotgun sequence, a single window of DNA contains:
- the LOC125645728 gene encoding zinc finger protein 652-like, translated as MDDIVKPGCEFFTVSVDSVLGMTYINGTDLGKQFLLGNLCKMTETNIFTAFLNFCRRKTKVIKVHMASTRKIASVPTSKKTLKAVYPIKMTYRKRKEALGTEFVGKPGNSRKKQDDNLPAQIQPSEVQSTLMSYESEDLPESKIPEESGTGETPESKIPEESGAGEMLVGTHSSECVDEPNILHTGVFKEADTSMEEDSAETEESKWETNNTAVNTFSLQNKINTPLQADENSHHSNDVFPVVKQEPDWELDTSENFNQHASTQTPTEARDSGIDDCGQMDTETSAEKFLSASSDWQVKSVGEEQIGRDNEENNDIVIKSEPVWDDENEEFYNVMNGVSVGKRNNNSTTVDNVPKFSIEESSCGDLPENEEYIEDPYSVPKHEEEWSEGIDNAEDPSIGEDTEVRRQCVYNFGDHMYFMQRPCLTEENTSERLAVKKLEQAREEAEAKRNVRQLALGNMADIKAESDEKQVDPSPPRPMIRHPKTGKFCTLGRLKRIEKLHKNLEKHKNQENLEECKVDSITKNPLADQQKLEKQNEIRTVYFAIKIRSEWKCHCGQSFMSQSDFSEHDKEFHNARLRLCEYCGEFLKVRSYKYHVRSHFPERRPQYQCNRCDKKYSNAAGLKKHVDFFHGGKRLICDACGKKFQSPTSFQRHQYIHKKILNYLCNFCDKKFVTKYALQTHKRVHTGEKPFSCEYCGLKFNHNVSRKTHIRKDHPGREIHTTVRT; from the exons TGATAAAGGTACACATGGCGTCAACAAGGAAAATAGCTTCAGTTCCAACATCCAAGAAAACCTTAAAGGCTGTTTACCCAATCAAAATGACatacagaaaaagaaaagaagctTTAGGAACAGAGTTTGTAGGGAAACCTGGAAACAGCAGGAAAAAACAAG ATGACAACTTACCTGCTCAGATTCAACCTTCAGAAGTACAGAGCACTCTAATGTCATATGAAAGTGAGGATCTCCCAGAGTCCAAGATACCAGAGGAGAGCGGAACTGGAGAAACCCCAGAGTCTAAGATACCAGAGGAGAGTGGAGCTGGAGAAATGCTAGTCGGGACACATAGTTCTGAGTGTGTGGATGAACCTAACATATTGCACACTGGTGTCTTTAAGGAGGCTGATACTTCAATGGAGGAAGATTCAGCTGAAACAGAAGAAAGCAAATGGGAAACAAACAACACAGCAGTGAACACATTCTCCTTacagaataaaataaatacacctCTACAAGCTGATGAAAATAGTCATCATTcaaatg ATGTTTTCCCAGTTGTGAAGCAGGAGCCAGATTGGGAGTTGGATACATCAGAGAACTTTAACCAACATGCATCTACACAGACCCCTACAGAGGCCCGGGACAGTGGCATTGATGACTGCGGCCAGATGGATACAG AAACCAGTGCAGAAAAGTTTCTAAGTGCTAGTTCTGATTGGCAAGTTAAGAGTGTGGGGGAGGAACAAATCGGTCGTGATAATGAGGAAAACAATGATATCGTCATCAAATCAGAGCCAGTCTGGGATGAtgaaaatgaagagttttataATGTCATGAATGGGGTTAGTGTTGGAAAAAGGAACAATAACAGTACAACAGTTGACAATGTACCAAAGTTCAGTATTGAAGAAAGTTCTTGTGGAGATCTTCCAGAAAATGAAGAATATATCGAAGATCCCTACAGTGTACCGAAACATGAGGAGGAGTGGAGTGAAGGGATAGACAATGCAGAGGACCCCAGTATAG gggAAGACACAGAAGTGAGACGGCAATGCGTCTATAATTTTGGAGATCACATGTATTTTATGCAAAGACCTTGTCTTACTGAAG AAAACACAAGTGAGCGACTCGCTGTAAAGAAGTTAGAGCAAGCCAGGGAGGAGGCTGAAGCAAAGCGAAATGTAAGACAGTTGGCTCTGGGAAATATGGCAGACATCAAAGCAGAGTCTGACGAAAAACAGGTAGATCCTTCCCCACCCAGACCAATGATAAGGCACCCTAAAACTGGAAAATTCTGTACCCTTGGGcgtttaaaaagaattgaaaaattGCACAAAAATTTAGAGAAGCACAAAAATCAAGAGAATCTTGAGGAATGTAAAGTTGATAGCATTACCAAAAACCCTCTAGCGGACCAGCAGAAGTTGGAAAAGCAGAATGAAATCCGTACTGTTTACTTCGCCATTAAGATTCGTTCTGAGTGGAAATGTCACTGTGGCCAATCTTTCATGAGTCAGTCAGATTTTTCTGAACATGATAAAGAATTTCATAATGCCAGGCTGAGATTATGCGAATATTGTGGGGAGTTTTTAAAGGTTCGTAGTTATAAATATCATGTGAGGTCACATTTTCCAGAAAGAAGACCTCAGTACCAGTGCAATCGGtgtgacaaaaaatattcaaatgccGCAGGGTTAAAAAAACATGTGGACTTTTTTCATGGTGGTAAAAGATTGATTTGTGATGCATGTGGGAAAAAGTTTCAAAGCCCGACATCTTTTCAAAGACATCAGTATATTCACAAAAAGATCTTGAATTACCTCTGTAACTTCTGTGATAAAAAGTTTGTGACGAAATATGCACTGCAGACACACAAGAGGGTCCATACTGGAGAGAAGCCATTTTCCTGTGAATACTGTGGACTGAAATTCAACCACAATGTCAGCAGAAAAACACACATTAGAAAGGATCATCCTGGCCGTGAGATTCACACCACTGTTCGAACTTAA